Proteins from one Ipomoea triloba cultivar NCNSP0323 chromosome 1, ASM357664v1 genomic window:
- the LOC115998235 gene encoding ATP-dependent DNA helicase PIF1-like — MRLQNSSSNNDYAQLKHFSEWIAKIGDGKIEGQTNECEYIEIPRQILLQYSTDPIKTIVESTYPSFSSIIDDPSYLQKRAILAPTLDVVHSINEYMSSLNTSDGITYFSCDSTCKSDSNVDMLADVHSPEFLNGINCSGVPNHALTLKVGTPVMLLRNIDHSIGLCNGTRMVITKLGNHVLEARILSGTSAGEKVLIPRMSLTLSDLRLPFKFQRRQFPLIVSYAMTINKSQRQSLSHVGLFLKKPVFSHGQLYVAVSRVTTPEGLKILICDSESTRKTSTANILYKEVFKNL; from the coding sequence ATGAGACTCCAAAACTCATCCTCAAATAATGATTATGCACAACTGAAACATTTTTCTGAATGGATTGCAAAAATTGGAGATGgcaaaattgaggggcaaacaAATGAATGTGAATACATAGAGATACCTAGACAAATACTCTTACAGTATTCTACAGATCCCATTAAAACAATTGTGGAAAGCACGTATCCATCATTCTCAAGTATAATTGATGATCCATCGTACTTACAAAAAAGGGCGATATTGGCACCAACACTTGACGTGGTACATtctataaatgaatatatgagttCTTTAAACACGTCTGATGGAATTACATATTTCAGTTGTGATAGTACTTGCAAATCTGATTCTAATGTTGATATGTTAGCTGATGTTCACAGTCCAGAATTTTTAAATGGAATCAACTGTTCAGGTGTACCCAATCATGCATTGACATTGAAAGTTGGCACTCCAGTTATGCTATTAAGAAATATTGATCACTCAATTGGTTTATGTAATGGCACAAGAATGGTAATTACTAAACTTGGAAACCATGTTCTAGAAGCAAGGATATTGTCCGGAACCAGTGCAGGTGAGAAAGTACTCATACCGAGAATGTCACTTACTCTATCAGACTTGAGGTTGccgtttaaatttcaaagaagacaatttccattaattgtctcatatgcaatgacaattaataagagtcaaagacaATCCCTTTCTCATGTAGGCCTATTCTTGAAAAAACCTGTCTTTAGtcatggacaattatatgttgcaGTTTCTAGGGTCACTACTCCAGAAGGGctgaaaatattgatttgtgaCAGTGAAAGCACCAGAAAAACTTCAACAGCAAACATTCTATACAAGGAAGTTTTTaagaatttgtaa